One genomic region from Mytilus trossulus isolate FHL-02 chromosome 9, PNRI_Mtr1.1.1.hap1, whole genome shotgun sequence encodes:
- the LOC134685098 gene encoding collagen alpha-1(I) chain-like has product MKGMKGNSGPRGPTGPPGQPGVQGTSGPRGNPGPVGGAGSTGPPGHGLSGEQGLLKYTFVAPKMKEDLKLYNDMNELIKNACR; this is encoded by the exons ATGAAAGGAATGAAAGGAAATTCTGGACCAAGAGGACCAACTGGACCTCCA GGCCAACCAGGAGTACAAGGAACTTCAGGACCTAGAGGAAATCCAGGCCCTGTG GGAGGAGCTGGTTCCACAGGACCACCTGGCCATGGGTTATCAGGAGAACAGGGACTACTT aaaTACACATTTGTTGCTCCAAAGATGAAAGAGGATTTGAAGTTATACAATGACATGAatgaattgattaaaaatgCATGTAGATGA